The window AACCAGTCCCATGCCCGTGCGCGATGCGCTGTCCCAGCTCCTTGCGGCCAATGCCCTTGAAGAATTGCCCAATCGCTCGGTACGCGTCCCGGTCCTGTCGTCCTCGCGACTTCAGGAGCTGTTTGCCGTGCGCGAGGCGATCGAGTGCATGGCGGCGCGGCGTGCCTGTGACAACGTCACTCCAGCCCTGATCAGGTCTCTTCGAGAAATCAACAAGGAGCTTGTGGCAGCTATTCAGGCCAGAGCTTTTCACGAGACCTTGGACGCCAATCAACGTTTCCACTTCACTTTGTATCGTGCTGCAGAGTCCGAAGTATTGATGCCACTCATCGAATCGCTCTGGCTTCAATGCGGGCCAACGCTCTATTTTTCGCTGGGCTCAGCAAACACGCCATGGACTGCGGTCGAGCACACCAAGATCATGGCGGGCCTGACCAAGCGTGACGGCAACCTGGTCACTGATGCAGTGGCGCGCGACATCCGGTCGACGGCGACCCATCTCTTGAAAGAAGTGCCGGGACCGGATTTCTCCGGCCCACTTTCCTTCTCGCGCCTCGGGGTCGATGTGAAGCTTTAGATTGCTGTCTTCGACCGTTAGGCATGACTATCATTTTCGAAGCGACGGCCGCCCGTTAGCTTGGCGATGCCATCGGCCTCGATTCACAGCACCACAGGCCACGACAAGGAAGGGTGTCAATCGGCCCTTTAATTGCGAATTTTTGTCAAGCACCCTTAGAGGCTGTTTGATAACCTTTGACATTGGCTTTGGGGTCTGATTCAGGCTTGGGATGTGGACAGCATCAAGCCGAGGTCGGATGGCCAGAATCGCCAAGAAGACGAAGCGCTATCCGAGTGACCTGACCGATGAGGAATGGTCGGCTGTGGAGCCGTTTCTGCCAGGGGTCAGCGGCACGGGACGTCCGCGCCGGACTGACCTTCGCGAGGTTCTGAACGCCATCCGGTATCTCGTGCGATCGGGCTGCGAGTGGCGGATGCTGCCTGTCCACTTCCCTCCCTGGCAAACGGTTTACTGGTGGTTTCGCCGTCTGGTTCGGCGGCTGATGTTCCGGACCCTTCACGATGTCGTCCTGATGATCGACCGGGCTCGTGCCGGCCGCGATGTCGAGCCGAGTGCGGCGGTGATCGACAGCCAATCCGTCAAGGCCCCGGCCGCTCATGGCACGCGCGGGTTCGACGGCGCCAGGAAGATCGTCGGGCGCAAGCGCCACATCGCGGTCGATACGGATGGCCGCTTGCTGATGGTTAGCCTGACCACGGCCAACATCGCGGACAGCACAGGCGCTCAGGCCGTGCTGGAGGCCACCTACAAGCGCTGGCCGAAGGTCAAGCACCTGTTCGCCGACAGCGCCTACGACAGGCGGACACTGCTCGACAAGGCCGCTTTCCTCAACTTCACGGTTGAGATCATCAAGCGGACCGAGGCGGCCTTCGTGGTTCTGCCGCGCCGATGGGTGGTCGAGAGAACCTTTGGATGGATGACACGGCATCGACGCCTCGTGAGAGACTACGAAGCACGACTGGATGTCTCACACGCCATGATCGACATCGCGATGGCAGGCCTACTCATCCGATGTATCGCACATCCCTAGTTCTCAAACAGATGGGGTGATTGGGGTCCTCAGACCGCCAGCGATAGAGGCGGCTGCTCCATTCGGGATGTGAGAACGTGGTCGATGTTGATTCGCCACAAACATCGGGAAGGAGCA is drawn from Nitrobacteraceae bacterium AZCC 2146 and contains these coding sequences:
- a CDS encoding DNA-binding GntR family transcriptional regulator (product_source=COG1802; cath_funfam=1.10.10.10,1.20.120.530; cog=COG1802; pfam=PF00392,PF07729; smart=SM00345,SM00895; superfamily=46785,48008) encodes the protein MHGAKSDPPVTSERPKRGSVQDGVLAKLRRGLMVGAFIPGQIISIRRLAALVGTSPMPVRDALSQLLAANALEELPNRSVRVPVLSSSRLQELFAVREAIECMAARRACDNVTPALIRSLREINKELVAAIQARAFHETLDANQRFHFTLYRAAESEVLMPLIESLWLQCGPTLYFSLGSANTPWTAVEHTKIMAGLTKRDGNLVTDAVARDIRSTATHLLKEVPGPDFSGPLSFSRLGVDVKL
- a CDS encoding putative transposase (product_source=KO:K07492; cog=COG3293; ko=KO:K07492; pfam=PF01609,PF13340) translates to MARIAKKTKRYPSDLTDEEWSAVEPFLPGVSGTGRPRRTDLREVLNAIRYLVRSGCEWRMLPVHFPPWQTVYWWFRRLVRRLMFRTLHDVVLMIDRARAGRDVEPSAAVIDSQSVKAPAAHGTRGFDGARKIVGRKRHIAVDTDGRLLMVSLTTANIADSTGAQAVLEATYKRWPKVKHLFADSAYDRRTLLDKAAFLNFTVEIIKRTEAAFVVLPRRWVVERTFGWMTRHRRLVRDYEARLDVSHAMIDIAMAGLLIRCIAHP